In bacterium HR17, one DNA window encodes the following:
- the bfr gene encoding Bacterioferritin, with product MDEKLKALIEGLNRDLNAEINTIIRYIRHASVMKGLAGHEVRELLQQEITDEVKHATYIADKIVALGGTPKVQPEAPSEVFDWREVLQDSLKFELEAIAGYRERARQAEAVGDIGLRATLEMFAEDETRHKEEIERLLGGPPL from the coding sequence ATGGACGAAAAACTGAAGGCGCTGATTGAAGGGCTCAACAGGGACCTCAACGCCGAAATCAACACCATCATCCGTTACATTCGCCATGCCAGCGTCATGAAAGGGTTAGCAGGACACGAGGTGCGCGAACTGTTACAGCAAGAGATCACGGACGAAGTCAAACACGCCACTTATATCGCCGACAAAATCGTCGCGCTGGGCGGCACACCCAAAGTGCAACCCGAAGCACCGTCGGAAGTGTTTGATTGGCGGGAAGTGCTGCAGGACTCGCTCAAATTTGAGTTGGAGGCTATTGCCGGCTACCGTGAACGGGCGCGGCAAGCCGAAGCGGTCGGCGACATCGGATTGCGGGCAACCCTGGAAATGTTCGCCGAAGATGAGACCCGCCACAAAGAGGAAATTGAACGGTTGCTCGGCGGTCCACCTTTGTGA